A window of the Drosophila simulans strain w501 chromosome 2L, Prin_Dsim_3.1, whole genome shotgun sequence genome harbors these coding sequences:
- the LOC6733038 gene encoding sodium/hydrogen exchanger 3 isoform X20 yields MSIRTEQDYDSATPALQQQMNLARRACWRIKSSSSESLFKTKASAITTSENQIDAEALPPPRDETKTRIEPQTAPAKRNSSCTSSDWRGMFSKRTLLICALALILGIAQARPNTSAVGVASGKVSQDIVDAVTQLNLGQSAPMDAVDVGLDPTPSVRVPRAEPLKSGDEDAKGDEGHKMERYPLSSVDFARVKTPFIIGIWILSASIAKIGFHMTPKLHLIFPESCLLIVVGVVIGVVLYFCTDVAVSPLTPNTFFFYMLPPIILDAGYFMPNRLFFDNLGTILLMAVVGTIFNIATIGGSLYACGKMGIYGESETPGLMDVFLFASLISAVDPVAVLAVFEEIHVNEILYIVVFGESLLNDAVTVVMYHMMESYNEIGLDKIIAQDIASGVGSFFVVALGGTAIGIIWGFLTGLVTRFTDHVRVIEPIFIFVMAYLAYLNAEIFHMSGILAITFCGITMKNYVESNISQKSHTTVKYALKMLSSSAETIIFMFLGVATVNNMHVWNTWFVVLTIAFCSVFRVIGVILLSALANRFRLHKLSRVDQFVMSYGGLRGAVAFALVLLVDENVVKQKNMFVTTTIAVIYFTVFLQGITIKPLVKILNVKRANKRKPTMNERIHERFMDHLMAGIEDIVGKTGNYNVRDKFKRFDNRFIRPLLIRDLKGAEPKIIETYSKLTMRDAMEVMRRNPSTIGQMTGTESMSALFRNYTNNYIGGRWAPPTIYTTCPSLTNLDNTCSRNLDMAELDYNPSKKDLTDARIHHLLAEELKPYRRHRRLSYSRHAVDDRDLSTQVNYKMQMNFRRMFNDRKHHKRSKRGASNKEAKENVKQNHVSFHDFQQNGTTKQLTNGTESSSNHSRKKSYRKRHTHNSLNKYRRLEIDYINNVLNETAEECQQNPNEINVVGPSDDWDDGLTFTAKSSLAEHPIPEEDRNLSRESDGERRVATPTATESQLPWKRQGDECTDAVQQNEFPAWASNKEYLAYNSPSATFLGLFRRESSSSKAGSVGIGSTGAMDSAASGSDTMVVPMSSQPSNAPSTSMHNPRLDKRSQSISSSSLGAGAHQLGPDGHSGPFPVTASHRRNVRRGSMLELSGDTIPEESSYQHGHSKSLCEPADSDEWDGAPLSAAGGANSELLMRMSGREPLLPRPSNTPRAQIRRMNAGAVGGAGVTQAGRKNQVTKALLDYEDSETDSDENDDDEDEDFDSYDDENIVVTTFTTPATGRRPGSSPGSGSEANTATTTTTSIRLTRNNDESII; encoded by the exons ATGAGCATCCGCACGGAGCAGGATTACGACAGTGCCACTCCGGCGCTGCAACAACAGATGAATTTGGCCCGAAGAGCTTGCTGGAGGATCAAATCCTCCAGCTCGGAATCCCTCTTCAAGACCAAAGCTTCTGCAATAACCACTAGTGAAAATCAAATCGATGCAGAAGCACTTCCACCACCGAGAGATGAAACCAAAACGAGAATAGAGCCGCAGACAGCGCCCGCAAAACGCAACTCATCCTGCACATCCTCCGACTGGCGGGGGATGTTCAGCAAAAGGACGCTGCTCATCTGCGCCCTGGCCCTGATCCTTGGAATTGCCCAGGCGCGGCCCAACACGAGTGCTGTGGGAGTGGCTTCGGGAAAGGTCAGTCAGGACATTGTGGATGCGGTTACCCAGCTAAAT CTGGGCCAGTCGGCGCCCATGGATGCGGTGGATGTGGGGCTGGATCCAACGCCATCGGTGAGAGTGCCACGTGCCGAGCCATTGAAATCGGGCGACGAGGATGCGAAGGGCGACGAGGGCCACAAAATGGAGCGGTATCCCCTCTCCAGTGTGGACTTCGCCCGGGTAAAGACGCCGTTCATCATTGGAATCTGGATCCTGTCGGCCAGTATAGCTAAAATCG GTTTCCATATGACGCCCAAACTGCACCTAATATTTCCGGAATCGTGCCTGCTGATTGTCGTGGGCGTGGTCATAGGCGTGGTGCTCTATTTCTGCACCGATGTCGCCGTCTCCCCGCTCACTCCAAATACCTTCTTCTTCTACATGCTGCCACCGATTATCCTGGACGCAGGCTACTTTATGCCCAACAGATTGTTCTTCGACAACCTGGGCACCATCCTGCTGATGGCGGTGGTCGGAACCATCTTCAACATAGCTACCATCG GTGGCTCCTTGTACGCCTGCGGAAAGATGGGAATTTACGGGGAAAGCGAGACTCCGGGTCTAATGGACGTGTTTCTCTTTGCCTCACTGATATCCGCCGTGGATCCGGTGGCCGTATTGGCCGTATTCGAGGAGATACACGTGAACGAGATCCTATACATTGTCGTCTTTGGCGAGTCCTTGCTGAACGATGCCGTCACG GTTGTGATGTACCACATGATGGAGTCCTACAATGAGATTGGCTTAGACAAAATCATCGCCCAGGACATCGCCAGCGGTGTGGGTTCCTTCTTCGTGGTTGCACTGGGTGGCACTGCCATAG GCATCATCTGGGGCTTTCTCACGGGCTTGGTGACCCGATTCACCGATCACGTGCGTGTCATAGAAcccattttcatatttgtgaTGGCGTACTTGGCCTATCTCAATGCGGAAATATTCCATATGAGCGGCATTTTAGC CATCACTTTCTGTGGTATCACAATGAAAAACTATGTGGAATCGAATATTTCACAAAAGTCGCATACGACTGTCAAATATGCCTTAAAGATGTTGTCCAGCTCGGCGGAGACCATTATATTTATGTTCCTAGGCGTGGCCACTGTGAACAACATGCACGTATGGAATACGTGGTTTGTGGTGCTGACCATTGCCTTCTGTTCAGTGTTTCGTGTCATTG GCGTCATTTTGCTATCGGCCCTTGCCAATCGCTTCCGTCTGCACAAATTGTCCCGGGTGGATCAGTTTGTGATGTCCTACGGAGGATTGCGTGGTGCTGTGGCCTTTGCCCTGGTGCTGTTGGTGGACGAGAATGTGGTGAAGCAGAAGAACATGTTTGTTACCACCACGATAGCTGTGATTTACTTTACTGTCTTCCTGCAAGGAATCACTATAAAGCCGCTGGTGAAAATCCTTAATGTGAAGCGCGCTAATAAGCGCAAGCCAACCATGAACGAGCGCATTCATGAACGG TTCATGGATCACTTGATGGCTGGAATTGAGGATATAGTGGGCAAGACGGGCAACTACAACGTGCGTGATAAGTTTAAGCGTTTCGACAATCGCTTCATTCGCCCGCTGCTGATCAGAGATCTTAAG GGAGCTGAGCCGAAGATCATCGAGACGTACTCCAAACTGACAATGCGCGATGCTATGGAAGTTATGAGGCGAAATCCATCCACTATTGGCCAGATGACGGGAACCGAGTCGATGAGCGCCCTTTTCCGGAATTATACCAATAACTACATTGGCGGCAGGTGGGCACCGCCAACCATATACACCACCTG TCCCAGTCTGACAAATCTAGACAATACCTGTTCCCGTAATCTGGACATGGCTGAGCTGGATTATAATCCATCCAAGAAGGATCTGACCGATGCCAGGATCCATCATCTTTTGGCCGAAGAACTGAAGCCTTATAGAAGG CACCGTCGTCTTAGTTATAGCCGACACGCAGTAGATGACAGAGATTTGTCCACCCAG GTCAATTACAAGATGCAAATGAACTTCAGGCGGATGTTTAATGATCGAAAACATCACAAACGCAGCAAACGTGGTGCCAGCAACAAG GAGGCCAAGGAGAACGTTAAGCAGAATCATGTCTCGTTCCATGACTTTCAACAGAACGGCACCACTAAGCAGCTCACCAATGGTACGGAATCGAGTTCAAACCATTCACGAAAAAAATCTTACAGAAAAAGACATACTCACAATTCACTTAACAAATATCGTAGATTAGAAATAG ACTATATTAACAATGTGCTTAATGAAACAGCCGAGGAGTGCCAACAGAATCCCAACGAGATCAATGTTGTTGGCCCGAGCGACGATTGGGATGATGGCCTGACCTTCACCGCCAAATCATCAC TGGCCGAACATCCCATTCCCGAGGAGGATCGAAATCTGTCCCGCGAATCCGACGGAGAAAGGCgtgtggccacgcccaccgccacGGAATCCCAGTTGCCGTGGAAAAGACAGGGCGACGAATGCAcggatgcagtgcagcagaACGAGTTTCCCGCTTGGGCCTCCAACAAGGAGTACTTGGCCTACAATTCCCCCAGTGCAACATTCCTAG GTCTCTTCCGCCGTGAGAGTTCCAGCTCGAAGGCCGGGAGCGTTGGCATCGGCAGCACAGGAGCCATGGACTCGGCAGCCAGTGGCTCCGACACGATGGTGGTGCCCATGTCCAGCCAACCTTCCAACGCTCCATCGACGTCCATGCACAATCCGCGGCTGGACAAGCGCTCTCAGTcaatctcctccagctcgcTGGGCGCCGGAGCCCATCAGCTAGGTCCGGACGGTCACTCCGGCCCATTTCCGGTTACGGCCAGTCACCGACGTAACGTTCGCAGGGGCTCCATGCTGGAGCTAAGCGG AGACACAATACCAGAGGAGTCGTCGTACCAGCATGGACACTCCAAGTCCTTGTGCGAGCCGGCGGACTCCGATGAATGGGACGGAGCACCGTTGTCCGCAGCCGGCGGAGCGAACAGCGAGCTTTTGATGCGAATGAGCGGTAGGGAACCgctcctgccacgcccatccaACACGCCTCGTGCCCAGATCCGGCGCATGAACGccggggcggtgggcggtgcaGGCGTGACCCAGGCGGGCCGGAAGAACCAGGTGACCAAGGCACTGTTGGACTACGAGGACTCCGAAACCGACTCCGATGAgaacgatgatgatgaggacgaggacttCGATTCCTACGATGACGAAAACATTGTGGTCACCACTTTTACAACACCGGCCACGGGCAGAAGACCGGGATCTAGTCCAGGATCCGGGTCAGAAGCAAACACCGCCACTACCACCACGACAAGCATTCGGCTGACCCGCAACAACGACGAAAGCATCATTTGA
- the LOC6733038 gene encoding sodium/hydrogen exchanger 3 isoform X5, with protein MSIRTEQDYDSATPALQQQMNLARRACWRIKSSSSESLFKTKASAITTSENQIDAEALPPPRDETKTRIEPQTAPAKRNSSCTSSDWRGMFSKRTLLICALALILGIAQARPNTSAVGVASGKVSQDIVDAVTQLNLGQSAPMDAVDVGLDPTPSVRVPRAEPLKSGDEDAKGDEGHKMERYPLSSVDFARVKTPFIIGIWILSASIAKIGFHMTPKLHLIFPESCLLIVVGVVIGVVLYFCTDVAVSPLTPNTFFFYMLPPIILDAGYFMPNRLFFDNLGTILLMAVVGTIFNIATIGGSLYACGKMGIYGESETPGLMDVFLFASLISAVDPVAVLAVFEEIHVNEILYIVVFGESLLNDAVTVVMYHMMESYNEIGLDKIIAQDIASGVGSFFVVALGGTAIGIIWGFLTGLVTRFTDHVRVIEPIFIFVMAYLAYLNAEIFHMSGILAITFCGITMKNYVESNISQKSHTTVKYALKMLSSSAETIIFMFLGVATVNNMHVWNTWFVVLTIAFCSVFRVIGVILLSALANRFRLHKLSRVDQFVMSYGGLRGAVAFALVLLVDENVVKQKNMFVTTTIAVIYFTVFLQGITIKPLVKILNVKRANKRKPTMNERIHERFMDHLMAGIEDIVGKTGNYNVRDKFKRFDNRFIRPLLIRDLKGAEPKIIETYSKLTMRDAMEVMRRNPSTIGQMTGTESMSALFRNYTNNYIGGSPSLTNLDNTCSRNLDMAELDYNPSKKDLTDARIHHLLAEELKPYRRASIQMHRRLSYSRHAVDDRDLSTQVNYKMQMNFRRMFNDRKHHKRSKRGASNKEAKENVKQNHVSFHDFQQNGTTKQLTNGTESSSNHSRKKSYRKRHTHNSLNKYRRLEIDYINNVLNETAEECQQNPNEINVVGPSDDWDDGLTFTAKSSPDSDRANNNSLIAHIQNLPGFDASKARIVVQHYAPKADDNPDTDIESPEQAIGPTAAELILPWRRDRSYQSIVAEHPIPEEDRNLSRESDGERRVATPTATESQLPWKRQGDECTDAVQQNEFPAWASNKEYLAYNSPSATFLGGINKPKQPKSVIGLFRRESSSSKAGSVGIGSTGAMDSAASGSDTMVVPMSSQPSNAPSTSMHNPRLDKRSQSISSSSLGAGAHQLGPDGHSGPFPVTASHRRNVRRGSMLELSGDTIPEESSYQHGHSKSLCEPADSDEWDGAPLSAAGGANSELLMRMSGREPLLPRPSNTPRAQIRRMNAGAVGGAGVTQAGRKNQVTKALLDYEDSETDSDENDDDEDEDFDSYDDENIVVTTFTTPATGRRPGSSPGSGSEANTATTTTTSIRLTRNNDESII; from the exons ATGAGCATCCGCACGGAGCAGGATTACGACAGTGCCACTCCGGCGCTGCAACAACAGATGAATTTGGCCCGAAGAGCTTGCTGGAGGATCAAATCCTCCAGCTCGGAATCCCTCTTCAAGACCAAAGCTTCTGCAATAACCACTAGTGAAAATCAAATCGATGCAGAAGCACTTCCACCACCGAGAGATGAAACCAAAACGAGAATAGAGCCGCAGACAGCGCCCGCAAAACGCAACTCATCCTGCACATCCTCCGACTGGCGGGGGATGTTCAGCAAAAGGACGCTGCTCATCTGCGCCCTGGCCCTGATCCTTGGAATTGCCCAGGCGCGGCCCAACACGAGTGCTGTGGGAGTGGCTTCGGGAAAGGTCAGTCAGGACATTGTGGATGCGGTTACCCAGCTAAAT CTGGGCCAGTCGGCGCCCATGGATGCGGTGGATGTGGGGCTGGATCCAACGCCATCGGTGAGAGTGCCACGTGCCGAGCCATTGAAATCGGGCGACGAGGATGCGAAGGGCGACGAGGGCCACAAAATGGAGCGGTATCCCCTCTCCAGTGTGGACTTCGCCCGGGTAAAGACGCCGTTCATCATTGGAATCTGGATCCTGTCGGCCAGTATAGCTAAAATCG GTTTCCATATGACGCCCAAACTGCACCTAATATTTCCGGAATCGTGCCTGCTGATTGTCGTGGGCGTGGTCATAGGCGTGGTGCTCTATTTCTGCACCGATGTCGCCGTCTCCCCGCTCACTCCAAATACCTTCTTCTTCTACATGCTGCCACCGATTATCCTGGACGCAGGCTACTTTATGCCCAACAGATTGTTCTTCGACAACCTGGGCACCATCCTGCTGATGGCGGTGGTCGGAACCATCTTCAACATAGCTACCATCG GTGGCTCCTTGTACGCCTGCGGAAAGATGGGAATTTACGGGGAAAGCGAGACTCCGGGTCTAATGGACGTGTTTCTCTTTGCCTCACTGATATCCGCCGTGGATCCGGTGGCCGTATTGGCCGTATTCGAGGAGATACACGTGAACGAGATCCTATACATTGTCGTCTTTGGCGAGTCCTTGCTGAACGATGCCGTCACG GTTGTGATGTACCACATGATGGAGTCCTACAATGAGATTGGCTTAGACAAAATCATCGCCCAGGACATCGCCAGCGGTGTGGGTTCCTTCTTCGTGGTTGCACTGGGTGGCACTGCCATAG GCATCATCTGGGGCTTTCTCACGGGCTTGGTGACCCGATTCACCGATCACGTGCGTGTCATAGAAcccattttcatatttgtgaTGGCGTACTTGGCCTATCTCAATGCGGAAATATTCCATATGAGCGGCATTTTAGC CATCACTTTCTGTGGTATCACAATGAAAAACTATGTGGAATCGAATATTTCACAAAAGTCGCATACGACTGTCAAATATGCCTTAAAGATGTTGTCCAGCTCGGCGGAGACCATTATATTTATGTTCCTAGGCGTGGCCACTGTGAACAACATGCACGTATGGAATACGTGGTTTGTGGTGCTGACCATTGCCTTCTGTTCAGTGTTTCGTGTCATTG GCGTCATTTTGCTATCGGCCCTTGCCAATCGCTTCCGTCTGCACAAATTGTCCCGGGTGGATCAGTTTGTGATGTCCTACGGAGGATTGCGTGGTGCTGTGGCCTTTGCCCTGGTGCTGTTGGTGGACGAGAATGTGGTGAAGCAGAAGAACATGTTTGTTACCACCACGATAGCTGTGATTTACTTTACTGTCTTCCTGCAAGGAATCACTATAAAGCCGCTGGTGAAAATCCTTAATGTGAAGCGCGCTAATAAGCGCAAGCCAACCATGAACGAGCGCATTCATGAACGG TTCATGGATCACTTGATGGCTGGAATTGAGGATATAGTGGGCAAGACGGGCAACTACAACGTGCGTGATAAGTTTAAGCGTTTCGACAATCGCTTCATTCGCCCGCTGCTGATCAGAGATCTTAAG GGAGCTGAGCCGAAGATCATCGAGACGTACTCCAAACTGACAATGCGCGATGCTATGGAAGTTATGAGGCGAAATCCATCCACTATTGGCCAGATGACGGGAACCGAGTCGATGAGCGCCCTTTTCCGGAATTATACCAATAACTACATTGGCGGCAG TCCCAGTCTGACAAATCTAGACAATACCTGTTCCCGTAATCTGGACATGGCTGAGCTGGATTATAATCCATCCAAGAAGGATCTGACCGATGCCAGGATCCATCATCTTTTGGCCGAAGAACTGAAGCCTTATAGAAGG GCCTCAATACAAATG CACCGTCGTCTTAGTTATAGCCGACACGCAGTAGATGACAGAGATTTGTCCACCCAG GTCAATTACAAGATGCAAATGAACTTCAGGCGGATGTTTAATGATCGAAAACATCACAAACGCAGCAAACGTGGTGCCAGCAACAAG GAGGCCAAGGAGAACGTTAAGCAGAATCATGTCTCGTTCCATGACTTTCAACAGAACGGCACCACTAAGCAGCTCACCAATGGTACGGAATCGAGTTCAAACCATTCACGAAAAAAATCTTACAGAAAAAGACATACTCACAATTCACTTAACAAATATCGTAGATTAGAAATAG ACTATATTAACAATGTGCTTAATGAAACAGCCGAGGAGTGCCAACAGAATCCCAACGAGATCAATGTTGTTGGCCCGAGCGACGATTGGGATGATGGCCTGACCTTCACCGCCAAATCATCAC CTGACTCGGATCGTGCCAATAACAATTCCCTGATAGCCCACATCCAAAACCTGCCGGGTTTCGATGCCTCCAAGGCCCGTATCGTCGTCCAGCACTATGCGCCCAAGGCCGACGACAATCCGGACACAGATATAGAGTCCCCGGAACAGGCCATTGGGCCCACGGCCGCCGAATTGATATTGCCGTGGCGGCGGGATCGTTCATACCAGAGCATTG TGGCCGAACATCCCATTCCCGAGGAGGATCGAAATCTGTCCCGCGAATCCGACGGAGAAAGGCgtgtggccacgcccaccgccacGGAATCCCAGTTGCCGTGGAAAAGACAGGGCGACGAATGCAcggatgcagtgcagcagaACGAGTTTCCCGCTTGGGCCTCCAACAAGGAGTACTTGGCCTACAATTCCCCCAGTGCAACATTCCTAG GTGGTATAAACAAGCCTAAACAGCCCAAGTCCGTCATAGGTCTCTTCCGCCGTGAGAGTTCCAGCTCGAAGGCCGGGAGCGTTGGCATCGGCAGCACAGGAGCCATGGACTCGGCAGCCAGTGGCTCCGACACGATGGTGGTGCCCATGTCCAGCCAACCTTCCAACGCTCCATCGACGTCCATGCACAATCCGCGGCTGGACAAGCGCTCTCAGTcaatctcctccagctcgcTGGGCGCCGGAGCCCATCAGCTAGGTCCGGACGGTCACTCCGGCCCATTTCCGGTTACGGCCAGTCACCGACGTAACGTTCGCAGGGGCTCCATGCTGGAGCTAAGCGG AGACACAATACCAGAGGAGTCGTCGTACCAGCATGGACACTCCAAGTCCTTGTGCGAGCCGGCGGACTCCGATGAATGGGACGGAGCACCGTTGTCCGCAGCCGGCGGAGCGAACAGCGAGCTTTTGATGCGAATGAGCGGTAGGGAACCgctcctgccacgcccatccaACACGCCTCGTGCCCAGATCCGGCGCATGAACGccggggcggtgggcggtgcaGGCGTGACCCAGGCGGGCCGGAAGAACCAGGTGACCAAGGCACTGTTGGACTACGAGGACTCCGAAACCGACTCCGATGAgaacgatgatgatgaggacgaggacttCGATTCCTACGATGACGAAAACATTGTGGTCACCACTTTTACAACACCGGCCACGGGCAGAAGACCGGGATCTAGTCCAGGATCCGGGTCAGAAGCAAACACCGCCACTACCACCACGACAAGCATTCGGCTGACCCGCAACAACGACGAAAGCATCATTTGA